The following are from one region of the Georgenia sp. M64 genome:
- the sufU gene encoding Fe-S cluster assembly sulfur transfer protein SufU, with protein MADAMEQLYQQVILDHSRARHGTGEIEPFDGQSFQVNPTCGDEVTLRVRMDHSTSTPRIAEVGWVGQGCSISQASLSILTGLVTGQDVATTDRLGETFRDLMHGRGVPLEPERQESLEDAAALTGVARYPARIKCALLGWMALRDALAHALTAEPSTQKEDS; from the coding sequence ATGGCTGACGCGATGGAGCAGCTCTACCAGCAGGTCATCCTCGACCACTCGCGCGCCCGGCACGGCACGGGGGAGATCGAGCCCTTCGACGGCCAGTCCTTCCAGGTCAACCCCACCTGCGGGGACGAGGTGACCCTGCGCGTGCGCATGGACCACTCCACCTCGACCCCGCGCATCGCCGAGGTCGGCTGGGTCGGACAGGGCTGCTCGATCTCCCAGGCCTCGCTGTCCATCCTCACCGGGCTGGTCACCGGCCAGGACGTGGCCACCACCGACCGGCTGGGCGAGACCTTCCGCGACCTCATGCACGGTCGCGGCGTCCCGCTCGAGCCCGAGCGGCAGGAGTCCCTCGAGGACGCCGCCGCCCTCACCGGGGTGGCGCGCTACCCCGCCCGCATCAAGTGCGCGCTGCTGGGCTGGATGGCCCTGCGCGACGCGCTCGCCCACGCCCTGACGGCCGAGCCGTCCACCCAGAAGGAGGACTCATGA
- a CDS encoding metal-sulfur cluster assembly factor, giving the protein MTETTNPTAAGPSPTTAADVEEALRDVIDPELGINVVDLGLVYGVTVDQNNEAIIDMTLTSAACPLTDVIEDQAAVALEGLVTGQRINWVWMPPWGPEKITPIGREQLRALGFNV; this is encoded by the coding sequence ATGACCGAGACCACCAACCCCACGGCGGCCGGCCCGTCGCCCACCACCGCCGCGGACGTCGAGGAGGCCCTGCGCGACGTCATCGACCCCGAGCTCGGCATCAACGTCGTCGACCTGGGCCTCGTCTACGGCGTCACCGTGGACCAGAACAACGAGGCGATCATCGACATGACGCTGACCTCGGCGGCCTGCCCGCTGACCGACGTCATCGAGGACCAGGCCGCCGTGGCGCTCGAGGGCCTCGTCACCGGTCAGCGGATCAACTGGGTCTGGATGCCGCCGTGGGGCCCGGAGAAGATCACCCCCATCGGCCGCGAGCAGCTGAGGGCGCTCGGCTTCAACGTCTGA
- a CDS encoding site-specific integrase, whose amino-acid sequence MTEKQGRKRTFGELERRRSQQAGAVTGWRARYTGPDLMRHSRNFGDKMAAEAWLNAERLLIDRDLWTPPRDRERRARLAAQRGITFAEWAERSIAGKQLRPSTRYRYEQTLRRRVLPDLGDIPLRDLSRLDITNWYTKMRAQLAAEARAAQRRGEGRGAAFSAYQVLSSVLNDAVDHDLLETSPARVKGALRYDAVHEPVVLTPEQMWTLHELMPDYLAALVPLAATTGLRHGELRALRRRHLDLDDPARAVVQVRGTAANNRVRGRFNEIGEPKTKASRRDVAIPSFVVPILQAHLEKHAQPGDDGFVFVGRKGAVLHASVVESNWQTVRQQLGLDDLHIHDLRHTALTWAARSGATLAELMAIAGHKNPTIALRYQHIGDEERRHAIAEKVGAAFTDELAQRRARRATGVEGVTRSVGSGGQGGPEGAGAHTSDVTE is encoded by the coding sequence ATGACCGAGAAGCAAGGACGAAAGCGGACCTTCGGCGAGCTGGAGCGACGCAGGAGCCAGCAGGCTGGAGCGGTCACCGGCTGGCGCGCCCGCTACACCGGGCCCGACCTGATGCGCCACTCGCGCAACTTCGGCGACAAGATGGCCGCCGAGGCCTGGCTCAACGCCGAGCGGCTCCTGATCGACCGCGACCTGTGGACCCCACCGCGCGACCGGGAGCGCCGCGCGCGGCTGGCTGCCCAGCGCGGGATCACGTTCGCCGAGTGGGCGGAGCGATCGATCGCCGGCAAACAGCTGCGCCCCTCGACCCGCTATCGGTACGAGCAGACACTGCGCAGACGCGTGCTGCCCGATCTCGGAGACATCCCGCTGCGGGACCTGTCGCGGCTGGACATCACCAACTGGTACACAAAGATGCGGGCGCAGCTGGCCGCCGAGGCCAGGGCCGCACAGCGCAGAGGCGAAGGTCGTGGCGCGGCGTTCTCCGCCTACCAGGTGCTGTCCTCGGTGCTGAACGACGCCGTCGACCACGACCTCCTTGAAACCTCGCCGGCCCGCGTCAAGGGGGCACTGCGGTACGACGCCGTCCACGAGCCCGTGGTGCTGACACCGGAGCAGATGTGGACGTTGCACGAGCTGATGCCGGACTACCTGGCAGCACTGGTGCCGTTGGCGGCGACCACCGGGCTGCGTCACGGTGAGCTGCGGGCATTGCGGCGCCGGCACCTAGACCTGGACGACCCGGCACGCGCCGTCGTGCAGGTACGGGGGACCGCGGCCAACAACCGGGTCCGTGGCAGGTTCAACGAGATCGGAGAACCCAAGACGAAGGCATCCCGGAGGGACGTCGCCATCCCGTCGTTCGTCGTGCCGATCCTGCAGGCTCACCTCGAGAAGCACGCACAGCCCGGTGACGACGGCTTCGTCTTCGTCGGACGGAAAGGCGCGGTGCTGCACGCGTCCGTCGTCGAGTCGAACTGGCAGACCGTGCGCCAGCAGCTGGGACTGGACGACCTACACATCCACGACCTGCGGCACACGGCGCTGACGTGGGCCGCCCGTTCGGGTGCGACGTTGGCTGAGCTCATGGCGATCGCGGGCCACAAGAACCCCACCATCGCGCTGCGCTATCAGCACATCGGTGACGAGGAACGTCGCCACGCCATCGCGGAGAAGGTGGGGGCCGCCTTCACCGACGAGCTCGCCCAGCGGCGTGCTCGGCGTGCGACGGGCGTCGAAGGGGTTACGCGGTCGGTGGGCTCAGGCGGACAGGGAGGGCCCGAAGGGGCAGGGGCGCACACCTCAGATGTGACGGAGTGA
- a CDS encoding DNA-binding protein, whose amino-acid sequence MSTNRRATTRVPSGKLVALSDAAAEFSVCTKTIRRRIADGTVTGYKVGRVIRVDLEELRRALVIKIPTTR is encoded by the coding sequence ATGAGCACGAACCGGCGGGCGACCACGCGGGTGCCGAGCGGCAAGCTCGTCGCGCTCTCCGACGCCGCAGCAGAGTTCAGCGTCTGCACCAAGACGATCCGGCGACGCATCGCCGACGGCACGGTCACCGGGTACAAGGTCGGTCGCGTCATCCGGGTCGACCTCGAGGAGCTCCGCCGGGCGCTCGTCATCAAGATCCCGACGACGCGGTGA
- the mobF gene encoding MobF family relaxase, protein MDWVAHLVGVTVSMRVVSAGKGYGYLLRSVVQGDGDAVQAAGFTRYFTEAGTPPGVWLGNGVVFFGAGELRPGMAVTPEQLQTLLGRGSDPVTGASLGRPFREYPSVAERTAALTARVDRALPAGEFDAEVTRIRAEQYARGSQTATAGFDLTFSVPKSVSVLWGLADANTKELIVEAHHAAVAQVLDLFEREVAATRTGHAGIGQVPVVGVAATAYDHWDSRANDPQLHTHVVVSNKVMAAHDGRWRTLDSRAVHHAIVALSEHYNAVLADRLTGTFGLSWERRQRGEDRTGQWEIQGVGEDLIAAFSSRARAIDVATDARIAAYVAEHGHRPTDRRIVRLRAEATLDTRPEKSIRALAELTAEWRARARDLVGGDPTVWARTLTTTREPARALTGESVPMFLIDQAAADVVDGVSERRSTWRHWNLWAEASRRTMAWRFATAADREQAVALITDAAIRRSVPLTPADVASTPAGMRWGDGTSTLRPRHSTYYSSLRLLGAEDRLLALAEDRDAALVAPQHIVEAVPGGRGDGVVVDGEQAAALANVLTSGRRLDLLVGPAGTGKSTAMAGLAGAWTEVHGPGSVVGMAPSAAAAQVLAEDIGIGCDNTAKWVYDHRRGRADFRPGELVILDEATLASTRTLEVIVTRAAEVGAKVVLVGDPAQLQSVDAGGAFNMLTAVRGGDLARLVEVRRFVHVWEKDASLGLRDGDPTAIDAYDSHGRIVEGTTEAMIDAAYQAWQHDLQTGVSSILVTEAAESVRQLNERARAERIQSGLTSTRGEVGLREEARASVGDVVITRRNDRRLHTGPGTWVRNGDRWTVTHVGPGGTLDVCLLGGGARVRLPAGYVARHVDLGYAVTAHRAQGLTVDTAHVVVSPSTTRENLYVSMTRGRHANTAYVALDQPDPLHATPAEAGTSARTVLFGVLNHSGFELSAHQTITAEQEKWTGIAQLAAEYETIATTAQHDRWTRLVTDTLTRAGGLTPAETAQVTSSETFAVLTAELRRAEAHHHDLDTLLPRLAAQRTLLDADDIAAVLTTRLARATRRPAPGTTPDLIAGLIPAANGPLPTDAARALTERRQLIETRARTLAEAAIRDRAPWVGRIGDRPHSAGDRERWLAEVAVVAAYRDRHAITNPAPLGSSPHTLAQERDRRRAADALRRAQGIVQRRTSGAARVRTHARSL, encoded by the coding sequence GTGGATTGGGTCGCGCACCTGGTGGGTGTGACGGTCTCGATGCGGGTGGTCTCGGCGGGCAAGGGGTACGGGTATCTGCTCCGCTCGGTGGTGCAGGGAGACGGCGACGCCGTCCAGGCGGCCGGGTTTACGCGGTACTTCACCGAGGCGGGTACCCCGCCGGGGGTGTGGCTGGGCAACGGGGTGGTGTTCTTCGGGGCTGGGGAGCTGCGCCCGGGGATGGCGGTGACACCGGAGCAGCTGCAGACGCTGTTGGGGCGCGGGAGCGACCCGGTCACCGGGGCGAGCCTGGGCCGGCCGTTCCGGGAGTACCCGAGCGTGGCGGAGCGGACCGCGGCGCTGACCGCGCGGGTGGACCGGGCCCTGCCGGCGGGGGAGTTCGACGCCGAGGTGACCCGCATCCGGGCCGAGCAGTACGCGCGCGGATCGCAGACCGCGACGGCGGGGTTCGATCTGACGTTCTCGGTGCCGAAGTCGGTGTCGGTGCTGTGGGGTCTGGCGGACGCGAACACTAAGGAGTTGATCGTCGAGGCCCATCACGCCGCCGTCGCGCAGGTGCTCGACCTGTTCGAGCGGGAGGTTGCGGCCACCCGCACCGGGCACGCCGGGATCGGACAGGTGCCGGTCGTCGGTGTCGCCGCGACGGCGTATGACCATTGGGACTCGCGGGCGAACGACCCGCAGCTCCACACCCACGTGGTGGTGTCGAACAAGGTGATGGCCGCCCATGACGGGCGGTGGCGGACCCTGGACTCGCGGGCGGTCCACCACGCGATCGTCGCCTTGTCTGAGCACTACAACGCCGTCCTCGCGGACCGGCTCACGGGCACGTTCGGGCTGTCGTGGGAGCGGCGCCAGCGGGGCGAGGACCGCACCGGCCAGTGGGAGATCCAAGGTGTCGGCGAAGACCTGATCGCCGCGTTCTCCAGCCGGGCCCGGGCCATCGACGTCGCGACCGACGCGAGGATCGCCGCCTACGTGGCCGAGCACGGGCACCGCCCCACGGACAGGCGGATCGTACGGCTGCGCGCGGAGGCCACCCTGGACACCCGCCCCGAGAAGTCCATCCGGGCACTTGCCGAGCTGACGGCCGAGTGGCGGGCACGCGCGCGGGACCTGGTGGGCGGCGACCCCACCGTGTGGGCACGCACCCTCACCACCACCCGTGAGCCAGCGCGGGCGCTGACCGGGGAGTCGGTGCCGATGTTCCTGATTGACCAGGCCGCCGCCGATGTCGTGGATGGCGTGTCGGAGCGGCGGTCGACCTGGCGGCACTGGAACCTGTGGGCCGAGGCCTCGCGCCGCACGATGGCCTGGCGCTTCGCCACCGCCGCGGACCGCGAACAGGCGGTCGCGCTCATCACCGACGCCGCCATCCGGCGGTCGGTCCCGCTCACCCCGGCCGACGTCGCATCCACCCCGGCGGGGATGCGGTGGGGTGACGGCACCAGCACCCTGCGGCCCCGGCACTCGACGTACTACTCGAGCTTGCGGCTGCTCGGCGCGGAGGACCGGCTGCTCGCCCTGGCCGAGGACCGCGACGCGGCGCTCGTCGCCCCGCAACACATCGTCGAGGCCGTGCCGGGCGGCCGGGGTGACGGTGTGGTGGTCGACGGGGAGCAGGCCGCCGCCCTCGCCAACGTCCTCACGTCGGGGCGGCGCCTGGACCTGTTGGTTGGTCCGGCCGGGACCGGGAAGTCCACTGCGATGGCCGGCCTGGCCGGTGCCTGGACCGAGGTGCACGGGCCCGGGTCGGTGGTGGGGATGGCGCCGTCGGCGGCCGCCGCGCAGGTGCTCGCCGAGGACATCGGGATCGGGTGCGACAACACCGCCAAGTGGGTGTACGACCACCGGCGCGGTAGGGCGGACTTCCGCCCGGGCGAGCTCGTCATCCTGGACGAGGCCACCCTGGCCTCTACCCGCACCCTGGAGGTTATCGTCACCCGCGCCGCCGAGGTGGGGGCGAAGGTCGTGCTCGTCGGGGACCCGGCGCAGCTGCAGTCCGTCGACGCCGGCGGCGCGTTCAACATGCTCACCGCGGTCCGCGGCGGCGACCTGGCCCGGCTGGTGGAGGTGCGGCGCTTCGTCCACGTCTGGGAGAAAGACGCCTCCCTCGGCCTGCGCGACGGCGACCCGACCGCGATCGACGCCTACGACAGCCATGGCCGGATCGTCGAGGGGACCACCGAGGCGATGATCGACGCCGCCTACCAGGCGTGGCAGCACGACCTGCAGACGGGGGTATCGTCCATTCTGGTGACCGAGGCCGCGGAGTCCGTGCGGCAGCTCAACGAGCGCGCCCGCGCCGAACGCATCCAGTCGGGCTTGACGTCCACACGGGGCGAGGTGGGGCTGCGCGAGGAGGCCCGCGCATCCGTGGGCGATGTGGTCATCACGCGCCGAAACGACCGCCGCCTGCACACCGGCCCCGGCACCTGGGTCCGTAACGGCGACCGGTGGACCGTCACCCACGTCGGACCAGGCGGCACACTCGATGTCTGCCTGCTCGGCGGGGGCGCGAGGGTGAGGCTGCCGGCCGGGTACGTCGCCCGGCACGTCGACCTCGGCTACGCCGTCACCGCCCACCGCGCCCAGGGCCTGACGGTCGACACCGCCCACGTCGTCGTCTCGCCGTCGACGACCCGGGAGAACCTGTACGTGTCCATGACCCGCGGCCGCCACGCCAACACCGCCTACGTCGCCCTCGACCAGCCCGACCCCCTCCACGCCACTCCAGCCGAGGCCGGCACCTCCGCGCGGACCGTGTTGTTCGGGGTGCTCAACCACTCCGGGTTCGAGCTCTCCGCACACCAGACTATCACCGCCGAGCAAGAGAAGTGGACCGGCATCGCCCAGCTCGCCGCCGAGTACGAGACCATCGCCACCACCGCCCAACACGACCGCTGGACCCGGCTCGTCACCGACACCCTCACCCGCGCCGGCGGGCTCACCCCGGCCGAGACCGCCCAGGTCACCTCCTCGGAGACCTTTGCCGTCCTCACCGCAGAGCTGCGCCGCGCCGAAGCCCACCACCACGACCTCGACACCCTCCTCCCACGCCTGGCCGCCCAACGCACCCTGCTCGACGCCGACGACATCGCCGCCGTCCTCACCACCCGCCTCGCCCGAGCCACCCGCCGACCCGCACCCGGCACGACCCCGGACCTCATCGCCGGACTCATCCCCGCCGCGAACGGGCCGCTGCCCACCGACGCCGCCCGCGCCCTGACCGAACGCCGCCAACTCATCGAGACCCGCGCCCGCACCCTCGCAGAGGCCGCCATCCGCGACCGGGCACCCTGGGTGGGGCGCATCGGTGACCGGCCGCACAGTGCCGGCGACCGCGAACGTTGGCTGGCCGAGGTCGCCGTCGTCGCCGCCTACCGCGACCGACACGCCATCACCAACCCCGCTCCGCTCGGCTCCTCGCCCCACACTCTCGCCCAGGAACGCGACCGGCGGCGAGCGGCTGACGCCCTGCGCCGCGCCCAGGGCATCGTCCAACGGCGCACGAGCGGCGCCGCCAGGGTGCGAACCCACGCACGCAGCCTCTAG
- a CDS encoding TetR/AcrR family transcriptional regulator encodes MTLLPDDSPPARRGPGRPRHADTEERAYRSALELFGQRGWAGLSLDAVAQHAGVGKSSIYLRWKDKRELLLDAVRDFETRHVNPADPSLPIRDYLVEYAVARAALFLGEQGATMAAIISAAVANPEEYADIQNESLNRGVLALMGRLEQAVAEGEMPIGTSSAQFLEALEGAIVFHTIIAPGRPSKDQIAQTLPQYVTELVDWLLRGLPQRRSSDPPAW; translated from the coding sequence ATGACACTTCTCCCTGACGACTCGCCGCCAGCCCGCCGCGGCCCCGGGCGTCCACGGCACGCCGACACCGAAGAACGCGCTTACCGGTCCGCCCTCGAGCTGTTCGGCCAGAGGGGCTGGGCAGGACTCAGTCTGGACGCCGTCGCCCAGCACGCTGGAGTCGGAAAGTCGTCGATCTACCTGCGGTGGAAGGACAAGCGCGAGTTGCTCCTGGACGCAGTTCGCGACTTCGAGACCCGGCACGTCAACCCGGCGGACCCGTCGCTCCCGATCCGCGACTACCTCGTCGAATACGCGGTCGCCCGGGCGGCCCTCTTTCTGGGCGAGCAGGGGGCCACCATGGCGGCGATCATCTCGGCTGCGGTGGCAAATCCAGAGGAGTACGCCGACATCCAGAACGAGAGCCTTAACCGAGGGGTGCTCGCTCTGATGGGCCGGCTCGAGCAGGCCGTCGCCGAAGGTGAGATGCCCATCGGTACATCCTCTGCCCAGTTCCTGGAAGCGCTCGAAGGGGCGATCGTCTTCCACACGATCATCGCGCCTGGCCGCCCATCCAAAGACCAGATCGCCCAGACCTTGCCGCAGTACGTCACTGAGCTCGTCGACTGGTTGCTCCGCGGACTGCCGCAGCGACGGAGCTCTGATCCGCCGGCGTGGTGA
- a CDS encoding IS481 family transposase → MSHANAPLTPTGRLRLARCVVEEGWPLRRAAERFGVSVTCAQRWATRYRELGEAGMVDRSSRPRQCPHRTRVRTEHRVIGLRVSRRWGPHRIAYHLGLNVSTVHRILIRYACPPLRWTDPATGAPVRAQRRKVVRYEHEAPGDLVHVDIKKLGRIPDGGGHRVLGRAAGRRNNHKHDVGGGRALGYAYLHHAVDDHSRVVYSEILTDETKETVTAFMTRALEHFTASGVTVARVMTDNGSAYRSNVFNTLLGKAGITHKYTRPYRPQTNGKVERFNRILLEEWAYARPYTSEAERTAAYPDFLHHYNHHRGHTALKGASPADRVPNLAGQYI, encoded by the coding sequence GTGTCCCACGCTAACGCCCCGCTGACCCCGACGGGTCGTCTGCGCCTGGCCCGGTGCGTCGTGGAGGAGGGCTGGCCGTTGCGCCGGGCGGCGGAACGCTTTGGGGTCTCGGTGACCTGCGCGCAGCGGTGGGCCACGCGCTACCGCGAGCTCGGCGAGGCCGGCATGGTCGACCGGTCGAGCCGGCCCCGGCAGTGTCCGCACCGCACCCGGGTCCGCACCGAGCACCGGGTGATCGGGCTGCGGGTGAGCCGGCGGTGGGGCCCGCACCGGATCGCGTACCACCTGGGTCTGAACGTCTCCACGGTCCACCGGATCCTGATCCGGTACGCCTGCCCGCCGCTGCGCTGGACCGACCCGGCCACCGGTGCCCCGGTCCGGGCCCAGCGCCGCAAGGTCGTGCGCTACGAGCACGAGGCGCCCGGCGACCTGGTCCATGTCGACATCAAGAAGCTCGGCCGCATCCCCGACGGCGGCGGACACCGCGTCCTCGGCCGGGCTGCCGGGAGGCGCAACAACCACAAGCACGACGTCGGCGGCGGTCGGGCCCTGGGCTACGCCTACCTCCACCACGCCGTCGACGATCACTCCCGGGTGGTCTACTCCGAGATCCTGACCGACGAGACGAAGGAGACCGTCACCGCCTTCATGACCCGCGCGCTGGAGCACTTCACCGCGAGCGGGGTCACGGTGGCCAGGGTGATGACGGACAACGGCTCGGCGTACCGCTCGAACGTCTTCAACACCCTGCTCGGCAAGGCCGGGATCACCCACAAGTACACCCGCCCCTACCGGCCCCAGACCAACGGCAAGGTCGAACGGTTCAACCGGATCCTGCTCGAGGAGTGGGCCTACGCCCGCCCCTACACCTCAGAGGCCGAACGCACCGCCGCCTACCCCGACTTCCTCCATCACTACAATCACCACCGCGGCCACACCGCCCTCAAAGGCGCCTCACCCGCCGACCGCGTACCCAACCTGGCGGGGCAGTACATCTAG
- a CDS encoding efflux RND transporter permease subunit, whose amino-acid sequence MTRLARLSLANRAVVALATLILIVAGVFSTTSLKQELIPSLEVPLAVVVTPLPGAAPDVVERQVTEVVEGAVSGVEGLEGTESTSSNSLSVVSVELAYGTDMEAAQQDLEQAVSGAGSGLPAEVTPSVITGSIDQLPVVQLAVAAPELDEQELVTRVEEEILPQLRGVEGLREVTLSGAREMRVEVVPDPAAMAAAGIGFDAVSSALQANGVVIPAGTVTDGQRSLNVVVGERLSSVQDIAAIALPAANPSGAPVALGDVATVEQAAVAATSYARTNGQASIALAITKTPDGNTVSVSHDVRNLIPGMEAALGEGAAVDVVFDQAPFIEKSIEDLSTEGLLGLIFAVIVIMLFLLSLRSTLVTAISIPLSLLIAMTGLLVGGYSLNILTLGALTVAVGRVVDDSIVVIENIKRHLGYGEAKAQAILAAVREVAGAVTSSTITTAAVFVPIGIVGGQVGELFRPFAFTVAVALLASLLVSLTIIPVLAYWFLRAPADHARTAVDRDRVEQRERRGLLQRSYLPVLRGALAHPVITLVIATAVLGGTVAAAPRLETNFIGDAGQNTLSVNQQLPAGTSLEVTDAAARKVEDVIADLEGVETYQVTVGSGGDGLETAFLGGGGGSNTATFSITTDLDADQARVEQDLRAAITDLDDAGELTVTTGQAGFGLPPVEVVVRAVDDQTLREAADLVAVAMADVRGTTDVVNNLASDAPALQIQVDREAAVQAGTSESEIGQAMAGLLRGAPIGQADIGGRTTDVVMLLGQAPADVQALRATAIPTATGIVPLGQVAEVSEVQQPTNLTRQDGVRTATVTATATDQNLGGITTRLQEQLDALDLPEGAEAEIAGVSAEQQSAFDDLYLALLASIAIVYLVMVATFRSLLQPVILLVSVPFAATGAVALLLLTGTPLGVPSMIGLLMLVGIVVTNAIVLIDLINQNREQGLSVLNAVIEGSRYRLRPILMTAAATIGALTPMALGLTGGSVFISQPLALVVIGGLTTSTLLTLVLVPVLYNLTERASTALRERRGRRRGTLPA is encoded by the coding sequence ATGACTCGCCTTGCCCGCCTGAGCCTCGCCAACCGCGCTGTGGTGGCGTTGGCCACGCTGATCCTCATCGTGGCGGGGGTCTTTTCCACCACGTCGCTGAAGCAGGAGCTCATTCCGTCCTTGGAGGTCCCGCTCGCAGTGGTGGTGACGCCTCTTCCGGGTGCTGCGCCGGACGTGGTCGAGCGGCAGGTGACCGAGGTGGTGGAGGGCGCCGTCAGCGGTGTGGAGGGTCTGGAGGGGACCGAGTCGACCAGCAGCAACAGCCTGTCGGTCGTGTCGGTGGAACTGGCCTACGGCACGGACATGGAGGCTGCCCAGCAGGACCTGGAACAGGCCGTTTCCGGCGCGGGCAGCGGTCTTCCCGCTGAAGTCACACCGTCGGTGATCACCGGGAGCATCGACCAGCTTCCGGTGGTGCAGCTGGCGGTGGCTGCCCCGGAGCTGGACGAGCAGGAGCTCGTGACCCGGGTGGAGGAAGAGATCCTTCCGCAGTTGCGCGGGGTGGAGGGATTGCGTGAGGTCACCCTGTCCGGTGCGCGGGAGATGCGCGTGGAGGTCGTCCCGGATCCGGCTGCCATGGCGGCCGCGGGAATCGGTTTCGACGCTGTGAGCTCGGCACTGCAAGCCAATGGTGTGGTCATCCCGGCCGGCACGGTCACCGACGGGCAGCGCAGCCTGAACGTGGTGGTGGGCGAGCGGCTCTCCTCGGTGCAGGACATCGCCGCGATCGCGCTGCCCGCCGCCAACCCCTCCGGTGCACCGGTCGCGCTGGGCGACGTGGCTACGGTCGAGCAGGCGGCGGTCGCCGCCACCTCGTATGCGCGGACGAACGGTCAGGCGAGCATCGCCCTGGCGATCACCAAGACTCCGGACGGCAACACCGTCAGCGTCTCCCACGACGTGCGGAATCTGATCCCGGGGATGGAGGCGGCGCTGGGTGAAGGTGCTGCGGTCGACGTGGTTTTCGACCAGGCACCGTTCATCGAGAAGTCCATCGAGGACCTGAGCACCGAGGGCCTCCTCGGTCTGATCTTCGCAGTGATCGTGATCATGCTCTTCCTGCTGTCGCTCCGGTCCACGCTGGTCACGGCGATATCGATCCCGCTGTCGTTGCTCATTGCGATGACCGGGCTGTTGGTCGGTGGATACTCGCTGAACATCCTGACCCTCGGGGCACTGACGGTCGCGGTCGGGCGGGTCGTGGACGACTCCATCGTCGTGATCGAGAACATCAAACGCCACCTCGGTTACGGGGAGGCCAAGGCGCAGGCGATCCTGGCCGCGGTGCGTGAGGTCGCCGGCGCCGTGACATCGTCCACGATCACGACCGCGGCGGTGTTCGTGCCGATCGGGATCGTCGGAGGTCAGGTCGGTGAGCTGTTCCGGCCCTTCGCCTTCACCGTCGCTGTGGCGCTACTGGCCTCGCTGCTCGTCTCCTTGACCATCATCCCGGTGCTGGCCTACTGGTTCCTGCGCGCCCCGGCCGACCACGCGCGCACCGCTGTGGACCGAGACCGGGTCGAGCAGCGAGAACGCCGCGGACTCCTCCAGCGCAGCTACCTGCCAGTGCTTCGGGGAGCGCTTGCCCACCCGGTGATCACCTTGGTCATCGCGACCGCCGTGCTCGGCGGGACCGTCGCAGCCGCACCGCGGCTGGAAACCAACTTCATCGGCGACGCGGGGCAGAACACCCTCAGCGTCAACCAGCAGCTGCCGGCCGGGACCAGTCTGGAAGTCACCGACGCCGCCGCACGGAAGGTCGAGGACGTCATTGCTGATCTGGAGGGGGTCGAGACGTACCAGGTGACCGTCGGCTCGGGTGGAGACGGACTGGAGACCGCCTTCCTGGGTGGCGGCGGGGGGTCCAACACGGCCACCTTCTCGATCACCACCGACCTGGACGCCGACCAGGCCCGCGTCGAGCAGGATCTTCGTGCCGCGATCACGGACCTGGACGATGCCGGCGAGCTCACCGTGACCACCGGCCAGGCCGGGTTCGGGCTGCCCCCGGTAGAGGTCGTGGTCCGCGCCGTCGACGACCAGACCCTTCGCGAGGCCGCAGACCTGGTCGCCGTTGCCATGGCGGACGTCCGCGGTACGACCGACGTCGTGAACAACCTGGCCTCGGACGCACCAGCCCTCCAGATCCAGGTTGACCGTGAGGCGGCCGTCCAGGCCGGCACGAGTGAGAGCGAGATCGGGCAGGCGATGGCTGGGCTGCTGCGCGGTGCGCCGATCGGTCAGGCGGACATCGGCGGACGCACGACCGACGTCGTGATGCTCCTGGGCCAGGCGCCCGCCGACGTACAGGCACTGCGCGCCACCGCGATCCCCACCGCCACCGGGATCGTCCCCCTGGGGCAGGTCGCAGAGGTGAGCGAGGTCCAGCAGCCCACCAACCTCACCCGCCAGGATGGGGTGCGCACCGCCACGGTGACCGCCACCGCGACCGATCAGAACCTTGGAGGGATCACCACCAGGCTGCAGGAACAGCTCGACGCCCTCGACCTGCCCGAGGGCGCAGAAGCCGAGATCGCGGGCGTCAGCGCGGAGCAGCAGTCCGCGTTCGACGACCTCTATCTCGCGCTGCTGGCATCCATCGCCATCGTCTACCTGGTGATGGTCGCCACGTTCCGCTCCCTGCTTCAGCCGGTCATACTCCTGGTGTCGGTGCCGTTCGCCGCCACCGGCGCGGTGGCATTGCTGCTCCTCACCGGCACACCTCTGGGTGTGCCGTCGATGATCGGGCTGCTCATGCTCGTCGGCATCGTCGTCACCAACGCGATCGTGCTCATCGATCTGATCAACCAGAACCGCGAGCAGGGCCTGAGTGTCCTCAACGCGGTGATCGAAGGCTCCCGCTACCGGCTGCGGCCGATCCTGATGACGGCGGCGGCGACCATCGGTGCCCTGACCCCGATGGCACTGGGACTGACAGGCGGCAGCGTGTTCATCTCCCAGCCGCTGGCACTGGTGGTCATCGGCGGACTGACCACCTCCACCCTTCTGACGCTGGTGCTCGTCCCAGTCCTGTACAACTTGACCGAACGCGCCAGCACGGCCCTGCGTGAGCGGCGCGGCCGCCGCCGGGGTACCCTCCCGGCCTGA